GGTGGTCCTTTATCAGGCCGAGATAATGCCCATTCGTTTTGCCTTTGCTATTACGGCGGCTTGGTGGCTTATTTTTATTATTCCTTTTTTAAAAAATGTTAAACAAAGATATGGGATTGCTCCCGAACCTAAGCCGGTAGTTAAAAGTTTTAACCGCCTTTTACAAACCTTTAAAGAGGCACGTAAATATAAAAAAATCTTTATCTTTTTGCTAGCCTTCTTTTTTTACATCGATGGCGTGGGCACTATCTTTAAAGTAGCGGTCGATTTTGCCTTACGTGTTGGTATCCCGGAGGATAGGGTGCTCATTGTTTTGGTAGGCTCGCAGTTAGTAGCTATTCCTTCCACCATCTTTTTAGGCCGGTTAAGCAGCAGGTACAGCATTCGCCGGTTAATTACCATATCGATTATTGTTTATATGGTGGCGGTATCGCTGGCTACTTTTGTAACCCTTTTAGCCGATGACAGCGCCCTAAGTTTACCTTTATTTGTGGTTATGGCGGTGTTGGTTTCTATGTTTATTGGTTTAATACAATCACTTAGCCGCAGCTACTTTGCCCAAATTATCCCGCGTGATAAAGCCGGCCAATTTTTTGGGTTGTACGATATTTTTGCCAAATTTGCCGCCATTATCGGGCCGCTCTTTATTGCCTTTGGCGCTTGGCGTTTCGGCGGTTATACCTTTGGTATGTTAAGCTTGCTGGGAATGTTTATTGTTGGTCTTATTCTTTTTCATAAGGCTTACAAAATGCCTCTTAGCCACGAGGTGGCTGAAGAGTAATGGCTAAAGAGGGGTTACACCGCCGTTTAGCTTTAGCGGCCCTGCCTTTATTAACGGAGGGCGAGGCCGCTAGGCTGGTGCATACCTACCCAGCGGCCTATCAACTGGGCAGTGTGGCGCCCGATGCTCTTTTTAACTACGAAATTTTTTTTAGTAAAGATGGTTTTATTAAAAATTATCGCAGTTATGCCCATAGCCGTTCTAACACCTTAGCTTTTTTTGCCGATTATTTTAAGACAGATAAAATAACCGAAGAAGGTTTAAGTTATTTAATAGGGGCATTAACGCACGTGTGCGCCGATACCGTTTTTCACCCGATGGTTT
The sequence above is drawn from the Spirochaetaceae bacterium genome and encodes:
- a CDS encoding MFS transporter, which translates into the protein MTKFNKLERSWIMCDFANAAYSIMITTAIFPMFFNSVAREGGLTGDETTTFLNLANSGYAILMALLAPVLGTISDYLGFKKKFFTFFLIIGLIGTGLMATIQGGAWVYALILYVISAIGMAGSVVFGDALLMDVTPKENMHKLSSFSWGFGYIGGLIPFIIAVVLYQAEIMPIRFAFAITAAWWLIFIIPFLKNVKQRYGIAPEPKPVVKSFNRLLQTFKEARKYKKIFIFLLAFFFYIDGVGTIFKVAVDFALRVGIPEDRVLIVLVGSQLVAIPSTIFLGRLSSRYSIRRLITISIIVYMVAVSLATFVTLLADDSALSLPLFVVMAVLVSMFIGLIQSLSRSYFAQIIPRDKAGQFFGLYDIFAKFAAIIGPLFIAFGAWRFGGYTFGMLSLLGMFIVGLILFHKAYKMPLSHEVAEE